The window TTGACGACTGCTATCTGGTTTGCCATTAATGTTATATGAATTTGCTTCTCTCTGGTGGATATGTTGTTATGCGATTTCGTGATTGTCCAATTGAATACACAGGTTCTTTAAGAACTTATCATGGTGATTCTTCATTATTGTAGTTGCTGTAATCTACTAAATCACCGAGTGCCCAACTATTAAAACTTCGTGTGATTTTGACCAGGCAAACCCACCTCAACTACACTCCAACTTATTACATATACAACGGTTTAGACGGCAAACTCGCTTGGTATCAGAAGCGGCATACTTCTTCACAAACATGCTCTCTGTAGAGTCTTTCATTATGAATCTTGATGCAAAGGCCCTTTCAATGGATGAAATAGAATATGAAACAAACATGGAATCAGCTCGGGCACTTCTTTCCGGTCTTTCAGAGAGCTCAGACAATTCATAAAGTCAAGCAGATCGAAGTTTAGGACACATTCTTAGGGGAGAACCACTGGAGTTCAAAGAAGCGTCGAATTCTAGGAAACATCAGCTCTCGGCAACGCAACCTCAATTACAGGTCCAGTCATCTGAAAGTGGGTCAAGAAACGAGGAATCTCTCGGGAAAGATCAGGTATCTTTGGATAAATTTCCCTCTATCTCAGACTTGGAAAATAAAAGTGCAACCATGGTGTTAAAGGAAGACGACATAAGCCAAATCTTTCATGATTTCCCATATCCGTACGCCTATAATGGTGATCTAACGGTTAGTGATGTACAATATCTGCTAAACAATTACAAGCAACTGGTGTTGAAGTATGTCTGTCTTGCCAAAGGAATGGGCGTGACTGCCTCGTCACCTCCCAATATCGCCAAGGGAATCAGAAAAAACCAATGATCTTAAAGACGTTTCTTGTTTAGTCGATGACCTAGGCGAAGGATCTGTTTGTGTGTTGGAAAATGTGGAACTAAGTTGTCTGAAGAAGAAACTTTGCAAACTCAAGGGGATAGAGTGGATGAAAATTCTCTAAGACACTGTTTGGTTCGTGTGGTAGGATAAGttaatgatatataataagagtgattataaaataaaaattaagtatAAACAACacattatgataaattatatgatgtttGACATTATTTTAACTTgcttgattatttttgttaattatttactaaaatgcactcatcatatattaattagtgCTAAGATGACCATGACTCACGTTATCTCATGTAATATTGCATCTAATGTCTGTGctcattattatattaaaaagagGTAAAAAGAGAGAGACACTTCTTTTCATTCTTTTAATCAATCTCCTACAACATATCTTGGGTCCGTAAAATCTAAAGTGAAAATTTGCAGCAGGAGACAATCTTCAAACACAAGAAAAATAGTGTTTATTAAATAGATAGTTTTACTTCAGAACTTGTCCCCAGCTAGGCAACCACACATCAAGCTGCACATAGGTAATATTATCTCAATAAACTATGTTCCTTATTATTATAACTTTAATGTGTGCTGCATCTTTAATTATACCAATGTTCATACATGTTTTCAAGGTGTGAGAATAGTGGGGTATGAAATCTTGTGTCATGCGCTACAAATTGAATGCGAGCATTGGTTTCATTTCTCCCACTTtgaacaaatattttgaaattaccaaataaataattataattatatttcaaataaccAGCCGACCTCCCGCGATGACTTTTTTGCATCGATTAGAAGTGTAGTGGCCGACCTCCCGAGCCGAGCTCCCACGGACGGCCGAGCTTATACTTGCGAGATCCCTTACTTAGACACTAGCAGACAGACTACGGGGATCAAGCTCAGAAAGATAAAGCCCATTAAGATTTACCAAATCTGACATGATCTAAACCAAATATATAAGATATAACCAAATCTTGCGCAAGATTCTGAAGATCTAAATGTACCAAAATAAGATTCTAttgttctcctataaatatcaggtttcgttcattatttattcattcatatATTCACATTCTCTCAGCACATACATTACTCTCTCAGTTTTCTAttatctgacttgagcgtcggaggagcTACGCCGGAACAACCTTCCGGCCCCTTTCTAACGTTCTTGTTTGGGTTACCAGATTTCGAAGGTCCAATCCGAGCTCCCCAAGTGAAGATCCGACCTCCTAGCCACCGCTCAAAGATTTGATCCGAGCTTTCTAAGCGAGGGTCTGACCTCCCAGTTATCATCACCGATTTTAGCAACATCACATGCTAATCTTTTTTAGATTATATGCTCAAATTTACGGTATTATGGTTTCAAtactatttttaaatgtatgATGATTTCATATACAAGATATTTTTAACTATGCACACGCGCctccgaaaaatatttttgacaaggTTACCAGAAATTGGCATTTTAATACCACAGGACAGTATGCATTATTGTATAAATTATCAACCTTTTGGTGTCTCTACTTTTGATGTGTAATAATTCACATTGAGACACGAGTCTTTATGACAGTATTCAAATTTCTACTTAGTTTTGAGCGTGCCTGTCTATCCATGCCTACATGTATATAAGAAAACCAATGCCAAGATTTAGcacattttatttttcaaatcgaGAAAGCACACACCAAGATCCGAAAAAACATAAAGAGaagaagatttaaaaaaaaaaaaaatcatgggaAGCAGATGGGATCATCACAGCAAAAACATCCACCAAAAAACCATTTTCTTGCCAATGTTTTGCCGTTTGTCAATCAAagacatcaaaataaacaatcaCCGGAAAGATCAGACATCAGTGGAAGAACCTGCATCACCCAAAGTCAGTTGCATAGGCCAAGTCAAGAGAAACAGCAGAGTGCTTGGCAACCCCGCTCTATCAGCCAACCCCCACAAGTCGACAAAACCGAGAAAACTCTTTTCTAGCAAAACCATTTTGCCCACAACCACCAATAACGGAACCAAAAGTGGAATCAGAAGCTGTAGAACAAACGCTGAGACGACGATTATAAAGTTAAAGACTAATGCCTGTGGTGAAGGTTGTGTTAAGGTGGTGGATATAGGTGACCTTGATCCGCCTTTGCCAGTGGTGCATAAGGCGCTAGGGGTCGGCGAGGATGAGATAAATATTTGGAAGAGAAGGTGTAACGGCGTGGCTCTAAAACACTTGCAGGTTCAACAGATGCATTTGCTAAACTACAATTTTCCACCTAGGCCATCGGTTTGATGATATATACCTACATAATACATATAACGTATACGAATTTAGATGTAACCACTTCTcttaattatttcatggtttttcctttttcagtttTTGTTACTTGTTAGACAAAATTCAACCAAATGGGCTGATTGAAAACACTAAACAGGGAGTTGTCAAAACATGCATACTTCAAACCATTTATCGATACATACTCGAATTCAAACACAgtgattttttgttttggtttaaGACAAGAAAAATAGTTTTAACATTAACAGTAAACAATAAGGTAAGTGAAAAAATTTAAAGCATGTATTTGAATAAGAAATTTTATATCTTTAAAAAGTATTTTTGTAAAGcacttttgaaaaatatttttacaaaaaagtgttataaaaatatagttttaaatAACAATTGAGAAATGTTTTTAGAAATGAAAGAAATCAAAAcatgttattttttaattgtaaaattttttttataaaataatagtcTAAATGCATATCTCTTCTTAAAACGATatttaaaacttttcataa is drawn from Primulina huaijiensis isolate GDHJ02 unplaced genomic scaffold, ASM1229523v2 scaffold32597, whole genome shotgun sequence and contains these coding sequences:
- the LOC140968175 gene encoding LOW QUALITY PROTEIN: vacuolar protein sorting-associated protein 9A-like (The sequence of the model RefSeq protein was modified relative to this genomic sequence to represent the inferred CDS: substituted 1 base at 1 genomic stop codon), with the translated sequence MENSNVFGSSTAPMTWHDFLERMRNPSAAEFVKAIKSFIVSFLNTAPDVERDSASVQEFLNSMEAAFRAHSLWAGSSEEELESAGEGLEKYVMTKLFTRVYASVPEDVKADAQLYEKMALVQQFIRPENLDIKPRFQNETSWLLAQKELQKINMYIAPRDKLLCILHCCKVINNLLVNVSVASNEDYPGADEFLPVLIYVTVKANPPQLHSNLLHIQRFRRQTRLVSEAAYFFTNMLSVESFIMNLDAKALSMDEIEYETNMESARALLSGLSESSDNSXSQADRSLGHILRGEPLEFKEASNSRKHQLSATQPQLQVQSSESGSRNEESLGKDQVSLDKFPSISDLENKSATMVLKEDDISQIFHDFPYPYAYNGDLTVSDVQYLLNNYKQLVLKYVCLAKGMGVTASSPPNIAKGIRKNQ
- the LOC140968177 gene encoding uncharacterized protein, with the protein product MGSRWDHHSKNIHQKTIFLPMFCRLSIKDIKINNHRKDQTSVEEPASPKVSCIGQVKRNSRVLGNPALSANPHKSTKPRKLFSSKTILPTTTNNGTKSGIRSCRTNAETTIIKLKTNACGEGCVKVVDIGDLDPPLPVVHKALGVGEDEINIWKRRCNGVALKHLQVQQMHLLNYNFPPRPSFLLLVRQNSTKWAD